A genomic window from Streptomyces brevispora includes:
- the cofC gene encoding 2-phospho-L-lactate guanylyltransferase, with product MRIEGETATNTDPTGRWSLVVPLKPLAVAKSRLTPSSGALLRPRLALAFAQDTVHAALACRAVRDVVVVTDDTRAGAALAALGARIVADSPAAGLNAALAHGARAVRAARPGAAVAVLNADLPALRHTELTRVLDFSVAFPRAFVTDAAGIGTTFLSAGTGVELHPNFGGLSRARHLASGAAEITLSGIDSVRQDVDTGDDLRAALALGVGPYTAGRWAAGVPARDR from the coding sequence ATGCGTATCGAGGGGGAGACCGCCACGAACACCGACCCGACCGGCCGCTGGTCCCTGGTCGTCCCGTTGAAGCCCCTGGCGGTGGCCAAGAGCAGGCTGACGCCCTCGTCGGGCGCCCTGTTGCGGCCCCGACTCGCTCTGGCCTTCGCCCAGGACACCGTGCACGCCGCGCTGGCCTGCCGGGCCGTCCGCGATGTGGTGGTCGTCACGGACGACACGAGGGCCGGCGCCGCGCTGGCGGCTCTCGGTGCCCGCATCGTGGCCGACTCCCCCGCCGCCGGGCTCAACGCGGCCCTCGCGCACGGTGCACGGGCGGTGCGGGCGGCCCGGCCCGGAGCGGCCGTCGCCGTGCTGAACGCCGATCTGCCCGCACTGCGTCACACGGAATTGACCCGGGTGCTCGATTTCTCAGTCGCTTTTCCCCGGGCATTTGTGACCGATGCGGCGGGAATCGGAACGACATTTCTGTCCGCAGGGACAGGAGTGGAATTGCACCCGAATTTCGGCGGGCTGTCGCGGGCCCGGCATCTCGCGTCCGGCGCCGCGGAAATCACGCTCTCCGGCATCGATTCGGTGCGCCAGGACGTGGACACCGGCGACGACCTGCGGGCCGCGCTGGCCCTGGGTGTGGGCCCGTACACGGCGGGGCGCTGGGCCGCGGGAGTCCCGGCGCGGGACCGATAG
- a CDS encoding thiamine-phosphate kinase, whose product MKGTVGELGEFGLIRELTSRLTTTPAVRIGPGDDAAVVTAPDRRVVASTDILLEGRHFRRDWSTAYDVGRKAAAQNLADIAAMGAVPTALLLGLVVPAELPVTWAGELMDGIRDECQVAGAAVVGGDVVRGDTITVAITALGDLRNHEPVTRGGAQPGDVVAVTGWLGWSAAGYAVLSRGFRSPRAFVEAHRRPEPPYHAGPAAAGLGATAMTDVSDGLVADLGHIAEASKVSIDLRSGRIDIPSQMSDIGQAVGVDPLQWVLTGGEDHAIVATFPPDVKLPARWKVIGEVLHPSALPQVTVDGAPWTSKSGWDHFGDIEDAP is encoded by the coding sequence GTGAAGGGAACCGTGGGCGAGTTGGGGGAGTTCGGGCTCATCAGAGAGCTGACGTCCCGGCTCACCACCACTCCGGCGGTACGGATCGGGCCCGGCGACGACGCCGCGGTCGTGACCGCTCCCGACCGCAGGGTCGTGGCCAGTACCGACATCCTGCTGGAGGGGCGGCACTTCCGGCGTGACTGGTCGACGGCGTACGACGTCGGCCGCAAGGCCGCCGCACAGAACCTCGCCGACATCGCCGCCATGGGCGCCGTGCCCACCGCGCTGCTCCTCGGCCTGGTCGTCCCCGCCGAACTCCCCGTGACCTGGGCCGGGGAGCTCATGGACGGCATCCGCGACGAGTGCCAGGTCGCCGGGGCGGCCGTGGTCGGCGGCGATGTGGTGCGCGGCGACACCATCACCGTCGCGATCACCGCGCTCGGCGATCTGCGCAATCACGAGCCCGTCACCAGGGGCGGCGCCCAGCCCGGCGACGTCGTCGCCGTCACCGGCTGGCTCGGCTGGTCCGCCGCCGGATACGCCGTGCTCTCCCGCGGCTTCCGCTCGCCCCGCGCCTTCGTCGAGGCCCACCGGCGGCCCGAACCGCCGTACCACGCCGGTCCCGCGGCCGCCGGGCTCGGCGCCACCGCGATGACCGACGTCAGCGACGGGCTCGTCGCCGACCTCGGGCACATCGCCGAGGCGAGCAAGGTCAGCATCGACCTGCGCTCAGGACGCATCGACATCCCGTCCCAGATGTCCGACATCGGGCAGGCCGTCGGTGTGGACCCCCTTCAGTGGGTGCTGACCGGGGGAGAGGACCACGCGATCGTCGCGACGTTCCCGCCCGACGTGAAGCTGCCGGCCCGCTGGAAGGTGATCGGCGAGGTCCTCCACCCCTCGGCGCTGCCCCAGGTGACGGTCGACGGGGCGCCCTGGACCAGCAAGAGCGGCTGGGACCACTTCGGGGACATCGAGGACGCCCCGTAG
- the thiD gene encoding bifunctional hydroxymethylpyrimidine kinase/phosphomethylpyrimidine kinase: protein MPLPSAVLPRVLTVAGSDSGGGAGIQADLKTMLALGVHGMSVLTAVTAQNSLGVQGSWELPAEAVRAQYRSVVDDMGVNAVKTGMLSSAVLVETVAALIAATDAPAVVDPVGVSKHGDPLLADEALDSVRTKLLPVATVATPNLDEVAQITGVTVTDEAGMRRAAATMLGHGPRWVVIKGGHLPGDPVDLLTDGSEEHWLRAPRHDNRHTHGTGCTLASAIACGLARGQDVPTAVRAAKSYVTGAIAAGFPLGAGIGPVDHGWRLRSTGRRPRPA from the coding sequence ATGCCCCTACCCTCCGCCGTACTTCCCCGTGTGCTCACCGTCGCCGGATCCGACTCCGGCGGCGGTGCCGGCATCCAGGCCGACCTGAAGACGATGCTGGCGCTCGGTGTGCACGGCATGAGCGTGCTGACCGCCGTCACCGCCCAGAACTCGCTGGGCGTGCAGGGCTCCTGGGAACTGCCCGCGGAAGCCGTACGCGCCCAGTACCGCAGCGTGGTGGACGACATGGGCGTGAACGCGGTCAAGACCGGCATGCTGTCCTCTGCCGTCCTCGTGGAGACCGTCGCCGCACTGATCGCCGCGACGGACGCCCCGGCCGTCGTGGACCCGGTGGGCGTCTCCAAGCACGGCGATCCGCTGCTCGCCGACGAGGCGCTGGATTCGGTACGCACGAAGCTGCTGCCCGTCGCGACCGTGGCGACCCCGAATCTCGACGAAGTGGCTCAGATCACGGGCGTGACGGTCACCGACGAGGCCGGGATGCGGCGGGCCGCGGCCACGATGCTCGGCCATGGGCCCCGCTGGGTGGTCATCAAGGGCGGTCATCTGCCGGGCGACCCCGTGGACCTGCTGACGGACGGCTCCGAGGAGCACTGGCTGCGCGCCCCCCGCCACGACAACCGCCACACACACGGCACCGGGTGCACCCTCGCCTCCGCGATCGCCTGCGGACTGGCCCGCGGCCAGGACGTGCCCACGGCGGTACGGGCCGCGAAGTCCTACGTCACCGGGGCCATCGCGGCGGGCTTCCCGCTGGGCGCGGGGATCGGCCCGGTCGACCACGGGTGGCGGCTGCGGAGCACCGGCCGCCGGCCCCGCCCCGCCTGA
- a CDS encoding NAD(P)H-dependent glycerol-3-phosphate dehydrogenase translates to MTHPVKAAVFGTGSWGTAFAMVLADAGCEVTLWGRRPEVAEVVNRTRTNPDYLPGIELPASVRATTDAAEALRGADFAVLVVPSQTLRANLADWTPHLESKTVLVSLMKGVELGTAKRMSEVIQDVTKVSADRIAVITGPNLAKEIAERRPAAAVVACPDESVARRLQAACHTPYFRPYTNTDVVGCELGGAVKNVIGLAVGIADGMGLGDNTKGSLITRGLAETTRLGLAMGADPLTFSGLAGLGDLVATCSSPLSRNHTFGVNLGRGMTLQETIAVTKQTAEGVKSCESVLDLARRYGVEMPLTETVVGIVHEGKPPMVALKELMSRSAKAERH, encoded by the coding sequence GTGACGCACCCCGTAAAGGCAGCCGTCTTCGGAACCGGCTCATGGGGTACGGCCTTCGCCATGGTTCTCGCCGACGCGGGCTGTGAGGTCACCCTCTGGGGACGCCGCCCCGAGGTGGCCGAGGTCGTCAACAGGACCCGTACCAACCCCGACTACCTGCCGGGCATCGAACTCCCCGCGTCGGTCCGGGCCACCACCGACGCCGCCGAGGCACTGCGCGGCGCCGACTTCGCCGTGCTCGTCGTGCCCTCCCAGACGCTGCGCGCCAACCTCGCCGACTGGACTCCGCACCTGGAGTCGAAGACGGTGCTGGTCTCCCTGATGAAGGGCGTCGAACTCGGCACCGCGAAGCGGATGAGCGAGGTCATCCAGGACGTGACGAAGGTCTCCGCCGACCGCATCGCCGTCATCACCGGACCCAACCTCGCCAAGGAGATCGCCGAACGCCGCCCCGCCGCGGCCGTCGTCGCCTGCCCGGACGAGTCGGTGGCGCGCCGCCTCCAGGCCGCCTGCCACACCCCGTACTTCCGCCCGTACACCAACACCGACGTGGTCGGCTGCGAACTCGGCGGCGCCGTCAAGAACGTCATCGGGCTGGCCGTCGGCATCGCCGACGGCATGGGGCTCGGCGACAACACCAAGGGGTCGCTCATCACCCGCGGTCTCGCCGAGACCACCCGTCTGGGGCTGGCCATGGGCGCCGATCCGCTGACCTTCTCCGGACTCGCCGGACTCGGCGACCTGGTGGCGACCTGCTCGTCGCCGCTCTCGCGCAACCACACCTTCGGCGTTAACCTCGGCCGCGGCATGACCCTTCAGGAGACCATCGCGGTCACCAAGCAGACCGCGGAGGGCGTCAAGTCCTGTGAATCGGTGCTCGATCTGGCACGCAGGTACGGCGTCGAGATGCCCCTCACCGAAACCGTCGTCGGCATCGTCCACGAGGGCAAGCCCCCGATGGTCGCGCTCAAGGAGCTGATGTCGCGCAGCGCCAAGGCCGAGCGGCACTGA
- a CDS encoding D-alanine--D-alanine ligase family protein, with amino-acid sequence MSSENLPQSTEQQLRKPRVAVVFGGRSSEHGISVVTAGAVLNAIDRTKYDVLPIGITTDGRWALTADDPERMAITDRKMPDVAQLAESDEGGVVLSVDPGSREVVYSEPGSVPKALGEVDVVFPVLHGPYGEDGTLQGLLELSGVPYVGAGVLASAVGQDKEYMKRVFTSFGLPVGPYLVVRPREWDLDPQAARKRIVEFAGDHGWPLFVKPARAGSSIGITKIDDLSGLDEAIEEARRHDPKFLVESLLRGREIECGVLEFEDGPRASVPAEIPPVTAHDFYDFEAKYIDSAPGIVPAPLTEEQTAEVQRLAVEAFEAASCEGLVRADFFLTEDSGFVINEINTLPGFTPISMYPRMWQESGVSYQQLVDRLIQAALNRPTGLR; translated from the coding sequence ATGAGCAGCGAGAACCTCCCCCAGAGCACGGAGCAGCAGCTCCGCAAGCCGCGTGTTGCCGTCGTGTTCGGCGGCCGCAGCTCCGAACACGGCATTTCGGTGGTCACGGCCGGTGCCGTCCTGAACGCCATCGACCGGACGAAGTACGACGTCCTGCCGATCGGCATCACGACGGACGGCCGCTGGGCGCTCACCGCCGACGATCCCGAACGCATGGCCATCACGGACCGCAAGATGCCGGACGTGGCCCAGCTCGCCGAGTCCGACGAGGGCGGCGTGGTGCTCTCCGTCGACCCCGGCAGCCGCGAAGTGGTCTACAGCGAACCCGGCTCGGTCCCCAAGGCGCTCGGCGAGGTCGACGTCGTCTTCCCCGTCCTGCACGGCCCCTACGGCGAGGACGGCACGCTCCAGGGCCTCCTGGAGCTCTCCGGAGTGCCGTACGTCGGCGCCGGCGTCCTCGCCTCGGCGGTCGGCCAGGACAAGGAGTACATGAAGCGCGTCTTCACCTCGTTCGGGCTGCCCGTCGGCCCGTACCTCGTCGTGCGCCCCCGCGAGTGGGACCTGGACCCCCAGGCCGCCCGCAAGCGCATCGTGGAGTTCGCCGGCGACCACGGCTGGCCGCTCTTCGTGAAGCCGGCCCGGGCCGGCTCGTCGATCGGCATCACCAAGATCGACGACCTCTCCGGCCTCGACGAGGCGATCGAGGAGGCCCGCCGCCACGACCCCAAGTTCCTTGTCGAGTCGCTGCTGCGGGGCCGCGAGATCGAGTGCGGGGTGCTGGAGTTCGAGGACGGACCGCGCGCCAGCGTGCCGGCCGAGATCCCGCCCGTCACCGCACACGACTTCTACGACTTCGAGGCCAAGTACATCGACTCGGCGCCCGGGATCGTGCCCGCCCCGCTCACCGAGGAGCAGACCGCCGAGGTCCAGCGGCTCGCCGTCGAGGCCTTCGAGGCGGCGTCCTGCGAGGGCCTGGTGCGCGCCGACTTCTTCCTCACCGAGGACAGCGGATTCGTCATCAACGAGATCAACACCCTGCCGGGCTTCACCCCGATCTCCATGTACCCGCGGATGTGGCAGGAGAGCGGTGTCAGCTACCAGCAGCTGGTGGACCGGCTCATCCAGGCGGCGTTGAACCGGCCGACCGGACTGCGCTGA
- the rpmB gene encoding 50S ribosomal protein L28, with translation MAANCDVCGKGPSFGNSISHSHRRTSRRWNPNIQRVRAVVGRTPKRLNVCTSCIKAGKVAR, from the coding sequence GTGGCTGCCAACTGCGACGTTTGCGGCAAGGGGCCGAGCTTCGGCAACAGCATTTCGCACTCGCACCGCCGTACGTCCCGTCGCTGGAATCCCAACATCCAGCGCGTGCGTGCCGTGGTCGGGCGGACGCCGAAGCGGCTCAACGTCTGCACCTCGTGCATCAAGGCCGGCAAGGTCGCGCGCTGA
- the leuD gene encoding 3-isopropylmalate dehydratase small subunit: MEAFIAHTGRAVPLRRSNVDTDQIIPAHWLKKVTRDGFEDGLFEAWRKDENFVLNRPERKGASVLVAGPDFGTGSSREHAVWALQNFGFKAVISSRFADIFRGNSLKNGLLTVVLDQQVVDALWELTEADPTAEITVDLEKRQVLAEGIAADFELDENARWRLLNGLDDISLTLQNEADISAYEATRPAHKPRTINA, from the coding sequence ATGGAAGCTTTCATCGCGCACACCGGCCGGGCCGTCCCGCTGCGCCGCAGCAACGTCGACACCGACCAGATCATCCCCGCCCACTGGCTGAAGAAGGTCACCCGGGACGGCTTCGAGGACGGGCTCTTCGAGGCCTGGCGCAAGGACGAGAACTTCGTCCTCAACCGCCCGGAGCGCAAGGGCGCCTCGGTGCTGGTGGCCGGTCCGGACTTCGGTACCGGGTCGTCCCGCGAGCACGCCGTCTGGGCCCTGCAGAACTTCGGCTTCAAGGCCGTCATCTCCTCCCGGTTCGCCGACATCTTCCGCGGCAACTCGCTGAAGAACGGGCTGTTGACCGTGGTCCTGGACCAGCAGGTCGTCGACGCCCTGTGGGAGCTGACCGAGGCCGACCCGACAGCCGAGATCACGGTCGACCTGGAGAAGCGGCAGGTCCTCGCCGAAGGCATCGCCGCCGACTTCGAACTCGACGAGAACGCCCGCTGGCGGCTGCTGAACGGGCTGGACGACATCAGCCTCACCCTGCAGAACGAAGCGGACATCTCGGCTTACGAGGCGACCAGGCCGGCCCACAAGCCACGTACAATTAACGCCTGA
- the leuC gene encoding 3-isopropylmalate dehydratase large subunit produces the protein MGRTLAEKVWDDHVVRRAEGEPDLLFIDLHLLHEVTSPQAFDGLRQAGRPVRRLDLTIATEDHNTPTLDIDKPIADPVSRAQLETLRKNCAEFGVRLHPLGDVEQGVVHVVGPQLGLTQPGTTVVCGDSHTSTHGAFGALAFGIGTSQVEHVLATQTLPLARPKTMAITVEGELPDSVTAKDLILAIIARIGTGGGQGYILEYRGSAIEKLSMEARMTICNMSIEAGARAGMIAPDRTTFDYLQGRDHAPQGEDWDAAVAYWKTLRTDDDAVFDAEVVIEAAELAPFVTWGTNPGQGAPLSANVPDPASYEDASERNAAEKALEYMGLTAGQPLREINVDTVFVGSCTNGRIEDLRNAAAIMDGRKVADGVRMLVVPGSVRVALQAVEEGLDKVFKTAGAEWRHAGCSMCLGMNPDQLAPGERSASTSNRNFEGRQGKGGRTHLVSPQVAAATAVLGHLASPADLSDDRTSAGV, from the coding sequence ATGGGTAGGACACTCGCGGAGAAGGTTTGGGACGACCATGTCGTCCGGCGCGCCGAAGGTGAGCCCGACCTCCTCTTCATCGATCTGCACCTGCTGCACGAGGTGACCAGCCCGCAGGCCTTCGACGGTCTGCGGCAGGCCGGACGCCCGGTGCGGCGCCTCGACCTCACCATCGCCACCGAGGATCACAACACCCCGACCCTCGACATCGACAAGCCGATCGCCGACCCGGTCTCCCGCGCGCAACTGGAGACCCTGCGCAAGAACTGCGCGGAGTTCGGCGTCCGGCTGCACCCGCTGGGCGACGTCGAGCAGGGCGTCGTGCACGTGGTCGGCCCGCAGCTGGGGCTGACCCAGCCCGGCACCACGGTCGTATGTGGCGATTCCCACACTTCCACGCACGGTGCCTTCGGTGCGCTGGCGTTCGGTATCGGCACCAGCCAGGTCGAGCACGTACTGGCCACCCAGACGCTGCCGCTGGCCCGCCCGAAGACGATGGCGATCACCGTCGAGGGCGAACTGCCCGACAGCGTCACCGCCAAGGACCTGATCCTCGCGATCATCGCGCGGATCGGCACCGGCGGCGGCCAGGGCTACATCCTCGAATACCGCGGCTCCGCCATCGAGAAGCTCTCGATGGAAGCCCGGATGACCATCTGCAACATGTCGATCGAGGCCGGTGCGCGGGCAGGCATGATCGCCCCCGACCGGACCACCTTCGACTATCTGCAGGGCCGCGACCACGCCCCGCAGGGCGAGGACTGGGACGCCGCGGTGGCGTACTGGAAGACGCTGCGGACCGACGACGACGCGGTCTTCGACGCCGAGGTGGTCATCGAGGCCGCCGAACTGGCCCCGTTCGTCACCTGGGGCACCAACCCCGGCCAGGGCGCGCCCCTGTCGGCCAACGTCCCCGACCCTGCTTCGTACGAGGACGCGTCGGAGCGCAACGCCGCCGAAAAGGCCCTGGAGTACATGGGGTTGACCGCCGGGCAGCCGCTGCGCGAGATCAACGTCGACACCGTCTTCGTAGGTTCCTGCACCAACGGCCGGATCGAGGACCTGCGCAACGCGGCCGCGATCATGGACGGCCGCAAAGTCGCCGACGGTGTACGGATGCTGGTCGTCCCCGGCTCCGTCCGGGTCGCCCTGCAGGCCGTCGAGGAGGGCCTGGACAAGGTCTTCAAGACCGCCGGCGCCGAATGGCGGCACGCGGGTTGCTCGATGTGCCTCGGCATGAACCCCGACCAGCTGGCCCCCGGCGAGCGCTCCGCCTCCACCTCGAACCGCAACTTCGAGGGCCGGCAGGGCAAGGGCGGCCGTACGCACCTGGTCTCCCCGCAGGTCGCCGCCGCCACCGCCGTGCTGGGCCACCTGGCCTCGCCGGCCGACCTGTCCGACGACCGCACGTCCGCCGGAGTCTGA
- a CDS encoding lysophospholipid acyltransferase family protein, which yields MSRRRIGFWYRLAAAIAKPPLVVLFKRDWRGMEHIPADGGFITAVNHNSYLDPLSYGHFQYNTGRVPRLLAKAGLFKTPFVGMMLRGTGQIPVYRETTNALDAFRAAVDAIERGECVAFYPEGTLTRDPEMWPMGGKTGAARVALMTRAPVIPVAQWGANLAMPPYATDRKLRLLPRKTLTVQAGPPVDLSRFYDKEPTPELLREATEVIMLAITEQLADVRGQQAPNELYDHRKARAEQRRKSEGEGLK from the coding sequence GTGTCCCGCCGTAGAATCGGCTTCTGGTACCGCTTGGCAGCGGCCATCGCAAAACCGCCGCTGGTGGTTCTGTTCAAGCGCGACTGGCGGGGAATGGAACACATTCCGGCCGACGGCGGATTTATCACTGCGGTCAATCACAACTCGTATCTGGACCCGCTCTCGTACGGGCACTTCCAGTACAACACCGGCCGGGTGCCGCGGCTTCTCGCCAAGGCGGGGCTCTTCAAGACCCCCTTCGTCGGGATGATGCTGCGTGGCACCGGCCAGATTCCCGTGTACCGCGAGACCACCAACGCGCTGGACGCCTTCAGGGCCGCCGTCGACGCCATCGAGCGCGGCGAATGCGTCGCCTTCTACCCGGAGGGCACCCTCACCCGTGACCCCGAGATGTGGCCGATGGGCGGCAAGACCGGCGCCGCCCGCGTCGCGTTGATGACCAGGGCTCCGGTCATCCCCGTCGCCCAGTGGGGTGCCAACCTGGCGATGCCGCCCTACGCCACGGACAGGAAGCTGCGGCTGTTGCCCCGCAAGACCCTCACGGTCCAGGCCGGTCCGCCCGTCGACCTCTCCCGGTTCTACGACAAGGAGCCGACGCCCGAGTTGCTGCGCGAGGCGACCGAGGTCATCATGCTCGCGATCACCGAGCAGTTGGCGGACGTACGCGGACAGCAGGCCCCCAACGAGCTCTACGACCACCGCAAGGCCCGCGCGGAACAGCGGCGCAAGTCCGAAGGAGAGGGACTCAAGTGA
- a CDS encoding Lrp/AsnC family transcriptional regulator has product MVQAYILIQTEVGKASTVAETIAKIPGVIHAEDVTGPYDVIVRARADTVDELGRMVVAKVQQVDGITRTLTCPVVHL; this is encoded by the coding sequence GTGGTACAGGCGTACATCCTTATTCAGACCGAGGTGGGCAAGGCGTCGACAGTCGCCGAGACCATCGCCAAAATCCCGGGAGTGATCCACGCGGAGGACGTAACCGGTCCCTACGATGTGATCGTGCGCGCGCGGGCCGACACGGTCGATGAACTCGGACGCATGGTCGTTGCCAAGGTGCAGCAAGTGGACGGCATCACCAGAACCCTGACCTGCCCGGTCGTGCACCTGTAA
- a CDS encoding HU family DNA-binding protein — translation MNKAQLVEAIADKVGGRQQAADAVDAVLDAIVRAVVAGDRVSVTGFGSFEKVDRPARYARNPQTGERVRVKKTSVPRFRAGQGFKDLVSGSKKLPKNDVAVKKAPKGSLSGGSSTRTTAKAAAKKATAKKATAKKTVAAAKKTTAPAKKTTAKKASVAVKKTTAAAKKATPAAAKKTATAAKKAVASKTAPAKKTTAKKAPAKKTTARKTTAKKATARKK, via the coding sequence GTGAACAAGGCGCAGCTCGTAGAAGCGATTGCCGACAAGGTCGGCGGCCGTCAGCAGGCCGCAGACGCCGTCGATGCGGTGCTCGACGCGATCGTTCGTGCAGTTGTCGCAGGTGACCGCGTTTCGGTCACCGGCTTCGGCTCGTTCGAGAAGGTCGACCGTCCGGCCCGCTACGCCCGCAACCCGCAGACGGGTGAGCGCGTACGGGTCAAGAAGACCTCGGTGCCGCGTTTCCGTGCGGGACAGGGCTTCAAGGACCTGGTGAGCGGCTCGAAGAAGCTCCCCAAGAACGATGTGGCCGTGAAGAAGGCGCCCAAGGGCAGCCTCTCGGGCGGTTCTTCCACCCGCACGACGGCCAAGGCGGCCGCCAAGAAGGCCACCGCGAAGAAGGCCACCGCCAAGAAGACCGTGGCAGCGGCGAAGAAGACCACGGCCCCCGCGAAGAAGACCACCGCCAAGAAGGCGTCCGTGGCGGTGAAGAAGACCACGGCGGCCGCGAAGAAGGCGACCCCCGCGGCGGCGAAGAAGACGGCGACGGCGGCGAAGAAGGCCGTCGCGAGCAAGACCGCGCCCGCCAAGAAGACCACGGCGAAGAAGGCGCCCGCGAAGAAGACCACGGCGCGCAAGACCACGGCCAAGAAGGCCACCGCACGGAAGAAGTGA
- a CDS encoding DUF3515 domain-containing protein, with product MTSVRRRLTRPVFLGPSAALMLMAAAGCSADDASAPVTDPTPSSEAAAYCRALHKELPSSVAGQERSGSGTGSNLTAGWGDGEIVLRCGVPRPAKMDDAQSKAIDANGVNWMLEQQQDGRPRFTTTYRKAYVEVTLSVAYAHDASPLAAFAPAVKKTIPNRL from the coding sequence GTGACGTCTGTCCGCCGCCGGCTTACCCGCCCCGTGTTCCTCGGTCCGTCCGCTGCCCTGATGCTCATGGCCGCGGCGGGCTGCTCCGCCGATGACGCCTCGGCGCCGGTCACGGATCCCACCCCGTCGTCGGAAGCCGCAGCCTACTGCCGTGCGTTGCACAAGGAGCTGCCGAGTTCCGTCGCCGGTCAGGAGCGCAGTGGTTCCGGGACCGGCTCGAACCTGACCGCTGGGTGGGGGGACGGGGAGATCGTACTGCGCTGCGGTGTTCCGCGCCCCGCGAAGATGGACGACGCCCAGTCGAAGGCGATCGACGCGAACGGGGTCAACTGGATGCTGGAGCAGCAGCAGGACGGCAGGCCGCGTTTCACGACGACGTACCGCAAGGCGTATGTCGAGGTGACGTTGTCGGTGGCGTACGCGCATGACGCGAGTCCGCTGGCGGCCTTCGCCCCGGCGGTGAAGAAGACGATTCCCAACAGGCTGTAG